One part of the Dyadobacter sp. 676 genome encodes these proteins:
- a CDS encoding ATP-dependent Clp protease ATP-binding subunit: MEAKFSNRVKEVISMSREEALRLGHDYIGAEHLLLGMIREGDGVAIGLLKKLGVSLDDVRQTIEQATKGAATNNVKNLQNIPLTRQSEKVLKITYLEAKIFKSTLIGTEHLLLSILRDEDNVGTQILHKFNVNYEVIKEMLEYQSSGSRPHMGPETEDGDDEARGGMFGGGGGSSSGKESKGAEKSRTPVLDNFGRDLTKMAEVGKLDPIVGREKEIERVAQILSRRKKNNPILIGEPGVGKTAIAEGLALRIVQKKVSRVLFGKRVVTLDLASLVAGTKYRGQFEERMKAVMNELEKSPDVILFIDELHTIVGAGGASGSLDASNMFKPALSRGEIQCIGATTLDEYRQYIEKDGALARRFQMVMVDATSIEETVQILTNIKDKYEDHHHVNYTPEAISTAVKLSERYITDRFLPDKAIDVLDEVGARVHISNITVPEDILMLEEQIENIKQEKNRVVKSQKYEEAAQLRDREKKLIDQLERAKLAWEEETKQKRYTVTEQNVAEVVAMMTGIPVTNVSMDEGKKLLNMADELKAKVIGQDPPIEKLVKAIQRTRVGLKDPKKPIGSFIFLGPTGVGKTELAKVLATYLFDKEDSLVRIDMSEYMEKFSVSRLVGAPPGYVGYEEGGQLTEKIRRKPYSVVLLDEIEKAHPDVFNILLQVLDDGILTDGLGRRVDFRNTIIIMTSNIGARDLKDFGTGIGFSTKARAENQDDIMKGTIQSALRKAFSPEFLNRLDDVIVFNSLQREDLHRIIDISLGKLFSRVKGLGYEIELTIAAKDFLSDKGYDPQYGARPLNRAIQKYLEDPVAEEILKGDLREGDVLVADHEEKSEQLVISVRKKEEELAN, from the coding sequence ATGGAAGCAAAATTTTCGAATAGAGTGAAAGAAGTAATCTCGATGAGCCGGGAAGAAGCCCTCCGCCTGGGTCATGATTACATTGGAGCAGAACACTTGTTATTAGGAATGATCCGTGAGGGTGATGGTGTAGCCATAGGGTTGCTGAAAAAACTCGGCGTGTCGCTGGACGATGTCCGCCAGACGATCGAGCAGGCAACCAAAGGTGCAGCCACAAATAATGTCAAAAATTTGCAGAATATCCCTCTGACGAGGCAGTCGGAGAAGGTATTGAAGATCACATATCTGGAAGCCAAGATTTTCAAGAGCACGCTCATCGGCACCGAACACTTGCTTCTTTCGATACTGCGCGACGAGGACAATGTAGGTACCCAGATATTGCATAAATTCAATGTTAACTACGAAGTCATCAAGGAAATGTTAGAATATCAATCATCCGGATCCAGACCTCATATGGGGCCGGAGACCGAAGACGGGGATGATGAAGCCAGAGGCGGAATGTTTGGAGGCGGTGGAGGCTCTTCTTCCGGTAAAGAATCCAAGGGTGCTGAAAAATCCCGTACACCTGTTCTGGATAATTTTGGAAGGGATTTGACCAAAATGGCGGAAGTAGGCAAGCTCGACCCGATCGTCGGACGTGAGAAAGAGATCGAACGCGTAGCGCAAATCCTTAGCCGCCGTAAGAAGAATAACCCGATCCTGATCGGTGAGCCGGGCGTTGGTAAAACAGCCATCGCGGAAGGTCTCGCCTTGCGGATCGTTCAGAAAAAAGTATCCCGTGTGCTTTTCGGCAAGCGTGTCGTTACACTCGACCTTGCTTCGCTCGTGGCCGGTACCAAATACCGCGGCCAGTTTGAAGAGAGAATGAAGGCGGTTATGAACGAGCTGGAAAAGTCACCGGATGTGATCCTGTTCATCGACGAGCTGCACACGATTGTAGGCGCGGGCGGTGCATCGGGCTCTCTGGACGCTTCGAATATGTTCAAGCCGGCCTTGTCACGCGGGGAAATCCAATGTATCGGAGCTACCACGCTGGACGAATACCGCCAGTACATCGAAAAAGACGGCGCACTGGCCCGTCGTTTCCAGATGGTCATGGTAGATGCGACCTCCATCGAAGAAACGGTTCAGATCCTGACCAATATCAAAGACAAATACGAAGATCATCACCATGTGAATTATACGCCCGAGGCGATCAGCACGGCGGTGAAACTTTCAGAAAGATACATTACCGACCGCTTCCTGCCGGATAAGGCTATCGACGTGCTCGACGAAGTGGGTGCTCGTGTCCACATCAGCAACATCACCGTTCCCGAGGATATTCTGATGCTCGAAGAACAGATCGAGAATATCAAACAGGAGAAAAACCGGGTTGTTAAGAGTCAGAAATACGAAGAAGCTGCCCAATTGAGAGATCGTGAGAAGAAGCTGATCGACCAACTGGAAAGAGCCAAACTGGCATGGGAGGAGGAAACCAAGCAGAAACGCTATACCGTTACAGAACAGAATGTAGCTGAGGTGGTTGCGATGATGACGGGTATTCCTGTAACCAACGTATCGATGGACGAAGGCAAGAAATTGCTGAATATGGCCGACGAACTGAAAGCGAAAGTGATCGGTCAGGACCCGCCAATCGAAAAACTGGTGAAAGCGATTCAAAGAACCCGTGTCGGTTTGAAAGATCCCAAGAAACCGATCGGCTCGTTTATTTTCCTTGGACCAACCGGTGTAGGTAAAACCGAGCTTGCGAAAGTATTGGCGACTTATTTGTTCGACAAGGAGGATTCGCTGGTGCGCATCGACATGAGCGAGTACATGGAGAAATTCAGCGTATCGCGTCTGGTAGGAGCGCCTCCGGGATATGTGGGTTATGAAGAAGGTGGCCAACTGACGGAGAAAATCCGCCGTAAACCATACAGCGTTGTATTGCTGGACGAGATCGAAAAAGCGCACCCTGACGTGTTCAATATCCTGTTGCAAGTGCTCGACGACGGTATCCTGACGGACGGTCTGGGCAGAAGGGTCGATTTCCGAAACACGATCATCATCATGACCTCGAACATCGGAGCGCGTGATTTGAAAGATTTCGGAACAGGAATCGGTTTCTCTACCAAAGCAAGGGCCGAGAACCAGGACGACATTATGAAAGGTACTATCCAGAGCGCATTGCGTAAAGCATTCTCTCCGGAATTCCTGAACCGTCTCGACGATGTGATCGTGTTCAACTCGCTGCAACGCGAAGATTTGCACCGCATCATCGATATTTCGCTCGGCAAGCTGTTCAGCCGTGTGAAAGGTCTCGGTTACGAAATCGAATTGACCATCGCTGCGAAAGACTTCCTGTCCGACAAAGGTTACGATCCGCAATACGGAGCGCGTCCTTTGAACCGGGCGATCCAGAAATACCTGGAAGATCCCGTAGCGGAAGAAATACTGAAAGGTGATCTGCGTGAAGGCGATGTACTGGTAGCCGATCATGAAGAAAAGAGTGAACAACTCGTTATTAGTGTTCGCAAAAAAGAAGAGGAGCTCGCAAACTAG
- a CDS encoding sugar phosphate isomerase/epimerase, with the protein MDYNEKISRKSFLKASAFMLAAPMLPKLDVKAPSPIGLQLYTLRNEIAKDLLGTLKKVSAIGYKEVELFGYSDGKFFGKTPKEFKKILGDLGLNPVSGHYGAGVENKTAKGTLSNGWQKAVDDAAEIGQKYVNCAYLTESERKTIDQYKKYVDLFNKSGEVAKKAGLQFGYHNHDFEFKKIGGELPYDYIAGKTDPKLVKLELDLYWAVKAGIDPVALFKKYPGRFPLWHVKDIDKKDGSFAEVGTGSIDFKKIFDNRKLAGMTHFFVEQDVAKVPPVQAIETSYKNVVKMKV; encoded by the coding sequence ATGGATTACAACGAAAAGATTTCCCGGAAATCGTTCCTCAAAGCCAGTGCTTTCATGCTGGCTGCGCCCATGTTACCGAAATTGGACGTAAAAGCCCCTTCGCCAATTGGCTTGCAACTGTACACGCTTCGTAATGAAATAGCCAAAGACCTTCTAGGCACGCTGAAAAAAGTATCCGCTATCGGTTATAAGGAGGTAGAACTTTTCGGTTATTCGGACGGCAAGTTTTTTGGGAAAACGCCTAAGGAATTCAAGAAGATTCTGGGCGACCTTGGCCTGAACCCGGTAAGCGGCCATTATGGCGCCGGTGTGGAGAATAAAACGGCGAAGGGTACATTAAGCAACGGCTGGCAGAAAGCGGTTGATGATGCAGCGGAAATCGGACAAAAGTATGTGAATTGTGCTTACCTGACCGAATCGGAGCGCAAAACAATCGACCAATACAAGAAGTATGTCGATCTGTTCAACAAATCGGGTGAAGTAGCGAAGAAAGCGGGCCTGCAATTCGGCTACCACAACCACGATTTCGAATTCAAGAAAATCGGCGGCGAACTGCCTTACGATTACATCGCCGGTAAAACCGATCCCAAGCTCGTAAAGCTCGAACTCGATTTGTATTGGGCCGTGAAAGCGGGCATCGATCCGGTGGCGTTGTTTAAGAAATATCCGGGCCGTTTCCCGCTGTGGCACGTGAAGGATATCGACAAGAAAGATGGTTCATTTGCCGAGGTAGGAACGGGTTCGATCGATTTCAAGAAGATTTTCGATAATCGCAAACTCGCAGGTATGACGCATTTCTTCGTGGAGCAGGACGTCGCGAAGGTGCCACCGGTGCAGGCAATCGAGACGAGCTACAAGAATGTCGTGAAGATGAAAGTTTAG
- the atpH gene encoding ATP synthase F1 subunit delta, which yields MSVSIVASRYAKSLIELAKEQNVLDTVYQDMLLFKDTADKNRGLMLALKSPVVRHEKKSGILKALFKERVSPVSFAIFDIITKKNREAILDEIAVEFIKAYNAYKGIEKATVVTPTPLTDELRKQFTDIVAKATGKTVELAEKVDNALIGGYVLTVGDRQIDASLRSRLNELKLQLVN from the coding sequence ATGTCAGTAAGTATTGTAGCATCCAGATATGCAAAATCGCTGATCGAGCTGGCGAAAGAACAGAATGTTCTGGACACGGTTTATCAGGACATGCTGCTGTTCAAAGACACAGCGGACAAGAACCGCGGCCTGATGCTCGCATTGAAAAGCCCCGTAGTGCGTCACGAGAAGAAATCGGGGATTCTGAAAGCTCTTTTCAAAGAGCGTGTAAGCCCCGTTTCATTCGCGATATTCGATATCATCACCAAGAAAAACCGGGAGGCCATCCTGGACGAAATCGCGGTGGAATTTATCAAAGCTTATAATGCTTACAAGGGAATCGAAAAAGCGACCGTAGTAACCCCTACCCCGCTGACCGACGAACTTCGTAAGCAATTCACCGATATTGTTGCCAAGGCAACCGGAAAAACGGTAGAACTGGCCGAAAAAGTAGACAATGCTTTAATCGGCGGATATGTGCTGACAGTGGGCGACCGCCAGATCGACGCTTCGCTGCGCAGCCGTTTGAACGAGCTTAAATTACAGTTAGTAAACTGA
- a CDS encoding thioesterase family protein, translating to MFVHEVKGIRVRYADTDQMGYVYYGNYARYYEIGRVEALRSLDFHYKAMEDSGVMMPVYECHYKYLKPARYDDELNILVKIEEMPGVRIRFTYEIRNQERVLLNTGDTTLVFQRKDTGKLCPAPEKLLEKLKPYFEPNA from the coding sequence ATGTTTGTTCACGAAGTCAAAGGAATTCGGGTTCGGTATGCGGATACCGACCAGATGGGTTATGTGTATTATGGCAATTACGCACGGTATTATGAGATCGGCCGGGTAGAGGCATTGCGGAGCCTTGATTTTCATTACAAGGCGATGGAAGATTCGGGCGTGATGATGCCGGTTTACGAATGTCATTACAAATACCTGAAACCGGCGCGCTACGACGACGAACTGAATATCCTGGTCAAAATTGAGGAAATGCCCGGCGTCCGTATCAGGTTTACCTACGAAATCCGGAACCAGGAACGTGTTTTGCTGAATACCGGTGACACCACACTGGTTTTTCAGCGGAAGGATACCGGCAAACTTTGTCCGGCACCTGAAAAACTGCTGGAAAAACTGAAACCTTATTTCGAACCCAACGCATAA
- a CDS encoding alpha/beta hydrolase-fold protein, translating to MGPNWKSAVLGVTLTLAATNTDVFAQKLPSGPQVLTFFSDADDTEQPYGLYLPENFDENKKYPLVIMLHGAGSNHRLALRRVFGKSNAEGETDVEATRYFPKWDNVDYIVASPYARGTAGYQGIPEQDVYDVLADVKMRFKIDEDRTYLTGLSMGGGGTLWIGLSRPDIWAAIAPVCPAPPAGTFDLAPNATNFPVHFFHGDADPVVPVAGTQKWVSHLQDLGAEVSYKEFVDVKHDSWVNAYDNEYIFEWFKDFKRNPYPNRVRFVSRQYKYDKAFWVQFNRFSYGKLAEIDAKFTKENALDITTKNLEKFTLNLKGHPKFKPGAALTLKIDGSNVNAKTDSVVTLFRESVAGKWAVEGATIMSIYTGKKKGAEGPIYAAFSSRHVYVYGTADNPSPEELKKRVDIATQAASWSQYRGEFLGRVMFFPRVLADKEVRPSDIESSNLILFGTKESNALISKYADQLPVHLKKTDTSHGLFYVVPMEGHYMVVSSGLPWWAGTKDEGFPFVPAMHRKLSEFKDIIFFKDSSVNLLIDHYFTQEWKLDDDTKRKLSASGAVDITP from the coding sequence ATGGGACCTAACTGGAAAAGCGCTGTGCTGGGCGTAACGCTCACGCTTGCAGCAACTAATACCGACGTGTTTGCACAAAAATTACCTTCGGGCCCGCAAGTCCTGACCTTCTTCTCCGACGCCGACGATACCGAGCAGCCCTATGGCCTCTACCTTCCCGAGAATTTCGACGAAAACAAAAAATATCCGCTCGTAATCATGCTGCACGGGGCCGGCTCCAACCACCGGCTGGCATTGAGGCGCGTATTTGGCAAAAGCAATGCCGAGGGCGAAACAGATGTAGAAGCCACCCGCTATTTTCCGAAATGGGATAACGTCGATTACATTGTAGCCTCACCCTATGCGCGCGGAACGGCGGGTTACCAGGGCATTCCCGAGCAGGACGTATACGACGTACTGGCAGACGTTAAAATGCGGTTTAAAATCGACGAGGACCGTACCTACCTGACCGGCCTCTCCATGGGTGGGGGCGGAACGCTTTGGATCGGGCTCTCGCGCCCGGATATATGGGCGGCCATTGCGCCCGTGTGCCCCGCGCCGCCCGCAGGCACATTCGACCTCGCACCCAATGCGACTAATTTTCCCGTGCATTTCTTCCACGGCGATGCCGACCCGGTTGTGCCCGTGGCCGGTACGCAGAAATGGGTGAGCCATTTGCAGGATCTGGGCGCGGAAGTGAGTTATAAAGAATTTGTAGACGTGAAGCACGATAGCTGGGTGAACGCCTACGACAATGAATACATTTTCGAATGGTTCAAGGATTTCAAACGCAATCCGTATCCGAACCGCGTGCGGTTTGTAAGCAGGCAATACAAATACGATAAGGCATTCTGGGTGCAGTTTAACCGGTTTTCATATGGAAAACTGGCCGAGATCGATGCGAAGTTTACCAAGGAAAATGCGTTGGATATCACGACCAAAAACCTGGAAAAGTTTACACTAAACCTGAAAGGCCATCCGAAATTCAAACCGGGCGCTGCCTTGACACTTAAAATCGATGGCTCTAATGTAAATGCGAAGACAGACAGTGTGGTAACGTTATTCCGCGAGTCGGTCGCCGGCAAATGGGCCGTGGAAGGTGCGACGATCATGTCCATTTACACAGGCAAGAAAAAAGGCGCCGAGGGACCTATTTATGCGGCGTTCTCTTCGCGTCACGTGTATGTGTACGGAACGGCCGACAATCCTTCTCCCGAGGAACTGAAAAAGCGCGTCGATATCGCTACGCAGGCTGCGAGCTGGTCGCAGTACCGGGGCGAGTTTCTTGGACGTGTAATGTTCTTTCCCCGCGTGCTGGCCGACAAAGAAGTACGCCCGAGCGACATAGAAAGTTCTAATCTAATCTTGTTCGGGACGAAAGAAAGCAATGCTTTGATCAGTAAATACGCCGATCAGCTTCCCGTGCATTTAAAGAAGACCGACACTTCGCACGGCTTGTTTTATGTCGTACCAATGGAAGGGCATTATATGGTGGTAAGCTCGGGTTTGCCGTGGTGGGCAGGCACGAAGGACGAAGGCTTTCCCTTTGTACCGGCGATGCACCGCAAGCTTTCCGAATTCAAAGACATTATTTTCTTTAAAGATTCGTCCGTTAATCTGCTGATCGATCATTACTTCACGCAGGAATGGAAGCTCGACGACGATACGAAACGCAAGCTTTCAGCGTCCGGAGCCGTTGATATTACCCCGTAG
- a CDS encoding WbqC family protein, which produces MSDFLVKEGQSTEVRIELQYLPCLEYFTCILQYDRVYIDIEERYVKQTYRNRCSVLTTNKIDTLTVPVKGYGPASSTKDILIDYNQDWTRRHLGCLQSAYGKSPFYEYYAHEFIRIYEKRPTYLVDLNYELLTICLRLTGIRKDIQYNLSGVKSGDKVVENAISLINNRKQPDLHKYYSPTPYYQTFGNDFVGNLSIVDLLFNMGPEAKSVLLRSCKSQ; this is translated from the coding sequence GTGTCGGATTTTTTAGTTAAAGAGGGCCAGTCCACGGAAGTACGGATTGAATTGCAGTATCTGCCTTGTTTAGAGTATTTTACTTGTATATTACAGTACGACCGGGTCTACATTGATATTGAGGAGAGGTATGTGAAGCAGACTTACAGGAACCGGTGCAGTGTGCTCACTACCAATAAAATAGATACGCTGACAGTTCCTGTAAAAGGGTACGGTCCGGCGAGCTCCACAAAAGATATTTTGATTGACTATAACCAGGATTGGACGAGGCGCCATCTGGGTTGCCTGCAGTCCGCTTACGGGAAATCTCCGTTTTACGAGTATTACGCCCACGAGTTTATCCGCATTTATGAAAAGAGGCCCACGTACCTGGTCGATCTGAACTATGAATTGTTGACAATTTGTCTTAGATTGACTGGAATAAGGAAAGATATTCAGTACAATTTGTCAGGAGTGAAAAGCGGTGACAAAGTCGTTGAAAACGCTATTTCGCTCATAAACAACCGGAAACAGCCGGATTTGCATAAATATTACAGCCCGACACCTTATTACCAGACCTTCGGGAATGATTTTGTGGGGAATTTAAGTATCGTTGATTTACTGTTTAATATGGGGCCGGAAGCAAAAAGTGTTTTGTTAAGATCCTGTAAGTCTCAATAG
- a CDS encoding glycosyltransferase: MTNLEKPLVTIILTAYNQEKYIEEALTSVFYQTYPYIQLVVIDNASKDNTLGVIESFRAKAPAFQVIRNRYNVGLCRAFNQGLTIAQGKYVIDLSGDDVMIADRVEKQVEAFERLSENYAVVFTNARYIGKSGQRLHNHYETDSKGRATGKVPSGDVYKNILERYFICTPTMMMRTAALQQLGGYDETLAFEDFDFWVRSSVRFKYFYLDEVLTKKRVLKTSLSTAVYKKGSGMLQSCYAVCNKAYDLNRDQKEFDLLAARIRTFIRKCLYAQEFELAVRFRRLLNYIENPGWQTELIVLMCRLHLPVNFAYRFYIENLKKMAPQEGFAF; this comes from the coding sequence ATGACAAACTTGGAAAAACCACTCGTTACAATAATCCTGACGGCTTATAATCAGGAGAAGTACATCGAGGAAGCATTGACTTCCGTTTTTTATCAGACTTACCCGTACATCCAACTGGTCGTTATAGACAATGCCAGTAAAGACAATACGCTGGGTGTGATCGAGAGTTTCAGGGCGAAGGCACCTGCCTTCCAGGTAATCCGAAACCGCTACAATGTCGGCCTTTGCAGGGCATTCAACCAGGGATTGACGATCGCGCAGGGAAAATATGTCATCGACCTTTCGGGCGACGACGTGATGATCGCCGACCGCGTCGAAAAGCAAGTGGAAGCATTTGAACGGCTCTCAGAGAACTATGCCGTCGTATTCACGAATGCACGTTACATCGGAAAATCAGGTCAGCGGTTGCATAACCATTATGAAACCGATTCGAAAGGAAGGGCAACCGGTAAGGTCCCTTCGGGCGATGTTTACAAAAATATTCTTGAGCGCTACTTCATCTGCACGCCTACGATGATGATGCGCACGGCCGCATTGCAACAGCTTGGGGGCTACGATGAAACGCTGGCATTCGAGGATTTCGATTTCTGGGTCCGCTCTTCGGTTCGTTTCAAATACTTCTACCTGGACGAGGTCCTTACCAAAAAACGGGTTTTAAAGACTTCGCTTTCCACGGCCGTTTACAAGAAGGGCAGCGGCATGCTGCAATCCTGTTACGCCGTTTGCAATAAAGCCTACGATCTCAACCGCGATCAGAAGGAGTTCGATCTTTTAGCGGCGCGTATCCGTACATTTATCAGAAAATGCCTGTATGCCCAGGAGTTTGAACTGGCTGTCAGATTCCGCCGGTTATTGAACTATATCGAGAATCCGGGCTGGCAGACGGAGCTGATCGTCCTGATGTGCCGGTTGCATTTGCCGGTGAATTTCGCCTACCGGTTCTATATCGAAAACTTAAAAAAAATGGCCCCGCAGGAAGGATTTGCATTTTGA
- a CDS encoding YihY/virulence factor BrkB family protein, with product MLERLLKNRHIKHLILWLQQTTLFRGTVSLYDIILNLVASNRKHEIDQRASAVAYSLTLAAFPGIIFLFTLIPYIPIENLDQQILELLRDNMPRGTFEAADQTILDIVSRPRSGVLSLGFIFAMIASTNGMMSLMRSFDMVYDDNETRGFLAVRGIAMLLTLLLIAVLFLSVVLLIVGDAVMNIIGEWHIIRDNWLIALLNILRYLISFGSLMLAISIIYRFAPSHGKQFTFVNAGSVIASILILAATYGFSFYLSRFSSYNKLYGSIGTMIALMIWIYLLAFVIILGFEINASISRARSRVTSRRAVKR from the coding sequence ATGCTTGAAAGACTGTTGAAAAACCGACATATCAAGCACCTTATCCTCTGGTTGCAGCAAACGACGCTGTTCCGGGGAACGGTTTCATTGTATGACATTATCCTGAATCTGGTTGCCAGCAACCGGAAACACGAAATCGACCAAAGGGCTTCGGCGGTGGCTTACAGTCTCACATTGGCTGCATTTCCGGGAATAATCTTCCTTTTTACGCTCATACCCTATATTCCGATCGAAAACCTGGACCAGCAGATTCTCGAACTGCTGCGGGATAACATGCCACGGGGGACTTTCGAAGCGGCGGATCAGACGATTCTGGACATTGTGAGCCGTCCGCGTTCCGGCGTGTTGTCGCTGGGTTTTATATTCGCGATGATCGCCTCGACGAACGGCATGATGTCGCTTATGCGCTCGTTCGACATGGTGTATGACGATAACGAGACGCGGGGATTCCTGGCCGTTCGCGGCATAGCGATGCTGCTGACGTTGCTTTTAATCGCCGTGCTGTTTCTTTCAGTGGTGCTGCTGATCGTTGGCGATGCCGTCATGAATATCATCGGCGAATGGCATATTATCCGCGATAACTGGCTCATCGCATTGCTGAATATCCTGCGGTATCTGATCAGCTTCGGTTCGCTGATGCTTGCGATCTCGATTATTTACCGTTTTGCGCCTTCTCACGGAAAGCAATTTACGTTCGTTAACGCCGGCTCGGTGATCGCCTCCATACTGATATTGGCCGCCACTTACGGTTTTTCCTTCTATTTGTCGCGTTTCAGTTCCTACAACAAACTCTATGGCTCGATAGGCACGATGATCGCACTTATGATCTGGATTTATCTGCTCGCGTTTGTGATTATTCTGGGTTTCGAAATCAATGCGAGTATCAGTCGGGCGCGCAGCCGTGTCACCTCCCGGCGGGCCGTAAAACGGTGA
- a CDS encoding L-threonylcarbamoyladenylate synthase: MPAEFIKIYPQNPDERRIRQVVDCLRDGGLVIYPTDTVYGLGCDIYNTRAVEKIARIKGIKPQKNDFSFICYDLSHIADFAKVDNTAFKIMKKVLPGPYTFILEATSSVPKLLNTNKKTVGIRVPDNLIPRLIVKELGNPIVTTSIRDDDEIIEYSTDPELIFEKFQHQVDMVVDGGYGGNVASTIVKADGDDFEIVREGLGDTSIFL, encoded by the coding sequence ATGCCTGCTGAATTTATTAAAATATATCCCCAGAATCCCGACGAGCGACGGATACGTCAGGTGGTGGATTGCCTTCGCGACGGAGGTTTGGTGATTTATCCGACCGATACGGTTTACGGTTTGGGCTGCGATATTTACAACACCCGGGCCGTCGAGAAAATAGCCCGGATCAAAGGCATTAAGCCTCAGAAAAACGACTTTTCATTCATCTGCTACGACCTGAGCCACATCGCCGACTTCGCGAAAGTGGATAATACCGCATTTAAAATCATGAAAAAGGTGCTGCCCGGGCCGTATACATTCATTCTCGAAGCGACGAGTAGTGTTCCCAAGCTTCTGAATACCAATAAAAAAACGGTGGGGATTAGGGTGCCAGACAACCTTATTCCCCGTTTGATCGTAAAAGAGTTAGGAAACCCGATTGTGACGACTTCCATCCGCGACGACGACGAGATCATCGAATACTCGACCGATCCCGAGCTGATATTCGAGAAGTTTCAGCACCAGGTGGATATGGTTGTGGATGGTGGCTACGGGGGCAATGTGGCGTCCACTATCGTAAAGGCAGACGGGGACGATTTCGAGATTGTTCGCGAAGGCCTGGGAGACACCTCGATCTTCCTCTGA
- the atpF gene encoding F0F1 ATP synthase subunit B encodes MSLLTPNPGLIFWMLVVFLLVVFILAKFAWKPILKGLKDRENEIQGALDLAEKTRAEMAQLKSDNEKLIAEANAVRDQILRDAKDAADKTIAESKDKAAIEAQKIIESARETIRNEQAVAVSKIKKEVATLSLEIAEKVLNRELADKAAQEKLIADLASSARLN; translated from the coding sequence ATGTCATTGCTTACTCCAAACCCAGGCCTTATTTTCTGGATGCTGGTAGTATTTTTGCTGGTGGTTTTCATTCTGGCCAAATTTGCCTGGAAACCTATCCTGAAAGGTCTCAAAGACCGTGAAAACGAAATCCAGGGTGCTTTGGACCTTGCCGAAAAAACCCGTGCTGAAATGGCACAGTTGAAGTCGGACAACGAAAAACTGATTGCGGAAGCGAACGCTGTGCGCGACCAGATCCTTCGCGACGCGAAAGACGCTGCCGACAAAACCATCGCAGAGTCGAAAGACAAAGCGGCTATCGAAGCACAAAAAATCATCGAAAGCGCACGCGAAACCATCCGCAACGAACAGGCTGTGGCCGTGAGCAAAATCAAAAAAGAAGTCGCTACGCTTTCATTGGAAATTGCTGAGAAAGTACTGAACCGTGAACTGGCCGATAAAGCAGCGCAGGAAAAACTGATCGCTGACCTGGCTTCATCCGCACGTCTTAACTAA